The Cerasicoccus sp. TK19100 genome window below encodes:
- a CDS encoding Na/Pi cotransporter family protein — MSSLIGSMLAGLGLFFFGTALLDRHLRALAGRKLRHIFANLTDNPVKAGWWGFCIGAIAQTASAVTYLTISMVNTGLLPARRALTALNWSNPGTCVLIFFLTLPLNVFTAYIVGIAGILYAFQQPKHWRDAVGFVFGISLLFFGLFLMQETGEQLYHHDWFSELMSRAHGQYILVFLAATLLTVVAQSGNAVVLVTIVLAQSELLGEDEAVIAIYGINLGATLITHILTLRLKGTAKQMAMFQVYYGWIGTAVLAPLFFIEVWGGVPAVLAGLRSIELPLAQELAIVNLLWCLVASVATLIFEPKLEKMLLRTYPPESNEADDRPRFLYPRCEEDPAACLELVAQEHRRLAGRLGRYFRLPSGPEGNAPESALTLHRNFEKVTEEVSQVLHALMDQRQSGKDAGTLARTLEQHDLICALEREFFQALPRAKQQARGPESLAHRTLEGLEAAWLTIYDAIVSHDEDDIDLALHVSADGGGALARLRENFLEPNQDVNREDQAAALHLLGGCERLVWLANRLVVSIKDQAGGG; from the coding sequence ATGTCGTCGCTGATCGGGTCCATGCTTGCGGGTCTCGGGCTGTTTTTCTTCGGAACCGCCCTGCTCGACCGTCACCTCCGCGCATTGGCCGGGCGCAAGCTGCGCCACATCTTCGCCAACCTCACGGACAACCCCGTCAAAGCCGGCTGGTGGGGCTTTTGCATTGGTGCCATCGCGCAAACCGCGTCCGCTGTCACCTACCTGACGATTAGCATGGTCAACACCGGGCTCCTCCCCGCCCGGCGCGCACTGACAGCGCTCAATTGGTCCAACCCCGGCACCTGCGTGCTGATCTTTTTCCTCACGCTCCCGCTCAACGTTTTTACGGCTTACATCGTCGGCATTGCGGGCATTCTTTACGCGTTTCAACAGCCCAAACACTGGCGCGACGCGGTGGGCTTCGTGTTCGGGATTAGCCTGTTATTTTTCGGCCTGTTCCTGATGCAGGAGACCGGCGAACAGCTCTACCACCACGATTGGTTCAGCGAGCTGATGTCGCGGGCCCACGGGCAATACATTCTCGTGTTCCTCGCCGCGACGCTGCTCACCGTGGTCGCGCAATCGGGCAACGCCGTGGTGCTGGTAACCATCGTCCTGGCGCAATCCGAGCTGCTGGGCGAGGACGAGGCCGTCATCGCGATCTACGGCATCAACCTCGGTGCCACGCTCATCACCCACATCCTCACGCTGCGCCTCAAAGGCACCGCCAAGCAGATGGCGATGTTTCAGGTTTACTACGGCTGGATCGGCACGGCGGTGCTCGCACCGTTGTTTTTCATCGAGGTTTGGGGCGGCGTCCCGGCCGTGCTCGCCGGTCTGCGCAGCATCGAGCTGCCCCTAGCGCAAGAGCTGGCCATCGTCAACCTGCTCTGGTGCCTTGTCGCCAGCGTCGCCACACTCATCTTTGAGCCGAAGCTGGAAAAAATGCTTCTGCGCACCTACCCGCCCGAGTCCAACGAGGCCGACGACCGCCCGCGCTTTCTTTACCCACGCTGCGAGGAAGACCCCGCCGCCTGCCTGGAGCTTGTCGCCCAGGAGCACCGCCGCCTCGCCGGTCGCCTGGGTCGCTATTTCCGCCTTCCCTCCGGGCCCGAGGGCAATGCGCCGGAATCCGCGCTTACCCTGCACCGCAATTTCGAGAAGGTCACCGAGGAAGTCTCCCAAGTCCTCCACGCACTCATGGACCAGCGCCAAAGCGGCAAAGACGCCGGCACCCTCGCCCGTACCCTGGAGCAGCACGACCTGATCTGCGCGCTGGAGCGGGAATTCTTCCAGGCCCTGCCCCGCGCCAAGCAACAAGCCCGCGGCCCGGAATCCCTCGCCCACCGCACTTTGGAAGGCCTTGAAGCCGCCTGGCTAACGATTTACGACGCCATCGTCTCCCACGACGAAGACGACATCGACCTGGCCCTCCACGTCTCCGCCGACGGCGGCGGCGCGCTCGCCCGCCTCCGCGAAAACTTCCTGGAGCCCAATCAAGACGTAAACCGCGAAGACCAAGCCGCCGCCCTCCACCTCCTCGGCGGCTGCGAACGCCTCGTCTGGCTGGCCAACCGCCTGGTGGTATCCATCAAGGATCAGGCGGGTGGCGGTTAG
- a CDS encoding adenosine kinase has protein sequence MANPYKLIGVGSPVVDTLANVNDDFLVAHVAGAKGGMELVDAATIAGIIGKMDTPLVQAPGGSAGNTAVGVANLGLPTTFLGKLGNDDNAAFYRDSFKAIGGDIARFKSADVPNGHCLSMVTHDSQRTMRTDLGAAMTLSPDDVTPEDFAGVDHAHIEGYLLFNRDLLFRVLECAKLAGCTVSLDLASFEVVGAAKDILADILRDSVDIVFANEDEAGAFTDMGDDYMGMAAHLASLCDIAAVKLGKAGSLIQQGDQLHRIEPLIVNNAIDTTGAGDLWAAGFLYGWLSGKDLPTCGRYGSILGAEVVQVMGGAIPADRWEVIRGQLA, from the coding sequence ATGGCAAATCCCTACAAGCTAATCGGTGTCGGCTCCCCGGTGGTCGACACACTCGCGAACGTAAATGATGACTTTCTGGTGGCCCATGTCGCTGGAGCCAAAGGCGGCATGGAGCTGGTTGATGCCGCGACCATCGCCGGCATCATTGGCAAGATGGATACGCCGCTCGTGCAGGCACCCGGTGGCTCGGCGGGTAACACCGCCGTCGGCGTCGCGAATCTCGGCCTGCCCACGACTTTCCTCGGAAAGCTCGGCAACGACGACAACGCCGCCTTCTACCGCGACAGCTTTAAGGCGATCGGTGGTGACATCGCCCGTTTTAAGAGCGCAGACGTGCCCAATGGCCACTGTCTCTCGATGGTCACGCACGACTCTCAGCGCACGATGCGCACCGACCTCGGTGCCGCGATGACGCTCTCGCCGGACGATGTTACCCCGGAGGATTTTGCCGGTGTGGACCATGCTCACATTGAGGGCTATCTACTTTTCAACCGCGACTTGCTTTTCCGTGTGCTCGAATGCGCCAAGCTCGCTGGCTGCACCGTGAGCCTGGACCTGGCTTCGTTTGAAGTCGTGGGCGCGGCTAAGGACATTTTGGCCGACATTTTGCGCGACTCGGTAGACATCGTTTTCGCCAACGAAGACGAGGCGGGTGCCTTCACGGATATGGGCGACGACTATATGGGGATGGCCGCGCATTTGGCTAGCCTGTGTGACATCGCCGCCGTCAAGCTCGGCAAGGCGGGCTCATTGATTCAACAGGGCGACCAACTGCATCGCATCGAGCCGTTAATCGTCAACAACGCCATCGACACGACTGGTGCTGGCGACCTTTGGGCGGCGGGCTTCCTTTACGGCTGGCTCTCGGGCAAGGACTTGCCGACCTGCGGCCGCTACGGTTCGATCCTTGGCGCAGAGGTGGTCCAGGTAATGGGCGGCGCGATTCCGGCCGACCGCTGGGAAGTCATCCGTGGGCAACTTGCCTAG
- the hpnH gene encoding adenosyl-hopene transferase HpnH, producing the protein MPVPVSQAATVATYVLKQKLAGRKHYPLVMMLEPLFRCNLACEGCGKIQFPDHILKKRVSAEKALAAAEECGAPMVSIAGGEPLIHPEIQEIVEGLIKQGKYIYFCTNALLLERALKKFKPNKQLSFSVHMDGLKEEHDHSVCRDGTYEIALSAIKKAVDMGFRVTTNTTLFNNANPERVRAFFDEMVKAGVEGMMLSPGYAYEKAPKQDIFLGRNLTKVLFKKILGDSKKEWQFNHSASFMAFLRGDINYECTPWGNPTYNVFGWQKPCYLLADGYVKTFKELIETTEWEKYGRAGKGTDERCLNCMVHCGHEATAVNDTFSPAGMVRFIKAAMTFRRPATFTAEELELLENQPVYEGAHSCASSSGNGEKSGRDELMEAMAASRGQQEVKTGEEPISRS; encoded by the coding sequence ATGCCAGTTCCAGTTTCCCAAGCCGCCACCGTAGCAACGTATGTCCTCAAGCAGAAGCTTGCGGGCCGTAAGCATTACCCGCTCGTGATGATGTTGGAACCCCTCTTTCGCTGTAACTTGGCGTGCGAGGGCTGCGGTAAGATTCAATTTCCCGACCACATTCTGAAGAAGCGTGTATCCGCTGAGAAGGCGCTGGCTGCTGCGGAAGAGTGCGGCGCACCGATGGTTTCCATCGCTGGTGGCGAACCACTGATCCACCCGGAAATTCAGGAAATCGTCGAAGGCCTGATCAAGCAGGGCAAATACATTTACTTCTGCACGAATGCGCTGCTGCTCGAGCGCGCGCTCAAGAAGTTCAAGCCGAACAAGCAGCTGAGCTTCTCGGTCCACATGGACGGCCTGAAGGAAGAGCACGACCACTCGGTTTGCCGTGACGGCACTTACGAGATCGCGCTCTCGGCCATCAAAAAGGCGGTCGACATGGGCTTCCGCGTGACGACCAACACCACGCTCTTCAACAATGCCAACCCGGAGCGTGTTCGCGCGTTCTTCGACGAGATGGTGAAGGCGGGTGTTGAAGGTATGATGCTTTCCCCGGGCTACGCCTATGAAAAGGCTCCGAAGCAGGACATCTTCCTGGGGCGCAACCTGACCAAGGTGCTCTTTAAGAAGATCCTCGGCGACTCCAAGAAGGAGTGGCAGTTCAACCACTCGGCCAGCTTCATGGCCTTCCTCCGTGGCGATATCAACTACGAGTGCACGCCTTGGGGCAACCCGACTTACAACGTCTTTGGCTGGCAGAAGCCATGCTACCTCCTCGCTGACGGCTACGTGAAGACCTTTAAGGAGCTGATCGAAACCACCGAGTGGGAGAAATATGGTCGCGCAGGCAAGGGCACGGACGAACGTTGCCTCAACTGTATGGTCCACTGCGGCCACGAAGCCACTGCGGTAAACGATACTTTCTCGCCGGCAGGTATGGTGCGCTTTATCAAGGCTGCCATGACTTTCCGCCGCCCGGCCACCTTCACCGCTGAAGAGCTCGAATTGCTCGAAAATCAGCCCGTCTACGAAGGCGCACACTCCTGTGCTTCCAGCTCGGGTAATGGTGAAAAGTCCGGTCGTGACGAGCTGATGGAAGCCATGGCTGCTTCCCGTGGTCAGCAAGAGGTCAAGACCGGCGAAGAGCCAATCTCCCGCAGCTAG
- a CDS encoding type II toxin-antitoxin system VapC family toxin yields the protein MSADVAKVHGWLLDTHALLWMLYGDRRLSKTARKHIDGELPVYYSTVSFWEIAIKRAGPGFDFEIEDEWDVLLPKALSDAAVIPLNPEAPDCRAMEDLELHHRDPFDRMIIAQASKRKLGILSKDRNFDAYPVLRVW from the coding sequence ATGAGCGCGGATGTCGCCAAGGTGCATGGCTGGTTGCTCGATACACATGCGCTGCTTTGGATGCTCTACGGTGACCGACGGCTCTCAAAAACTGCCCGCAAGCACATCGACGGCGAGTTGCCGGTTTATTATTCGACGGTCAGCTTTTGGGAAATCGCCATCAAGCGCGCCGGACCGGGCTTTGACTTTGAAATCGAGGACGAGTGGGATGTCCTCCTGCCCAAGGCCTTGAGCGATGCGGCGGTGATTCCATTGAACCCTGAAGCGCCTGATTGCCGTGCCATGGAGGATTTGGAGCTGCATCATCGCGACCCGTTTGACCGGATGATCATCGCACAGGCCAGCAAGCGAAAGTTGGGCATTTTGTCCAAAGACCGTAATTTTGACGCTTATCCAGTCTTGCGAGTCTGGTAG
- a CDS encoding NUDIX hydrolase, translating into MSHLPPKDWDLVKTTHHADCKVYEVVKERFRHPGDGREDDFYTMKCPDWVLVLPLTTDGKIVMVRQFRFGTRQPSWEMPGGVIDPHENDPMVAGPREMTEETGYVGGAPKYLGWCHPNPALQNNRAHFVLIENCELKHEQDLDPNEEMQVKVFTLAETREMMARQEITHSMALNALFWLDRYLAGEPTTISQ; encoded by the coding sequence ATGAGCCACCTGCCGCCCAAAGACTGGGATCTCGTTAAGACTACTCATCACGCTGACTGCAAGGTCTATGAGGTCGTGAAAGAGCGCTTTCGCCATCCGGGCGACGGGCGCGAGGATGATTTCTATACCATGAAATGCCCCGATTGGGTGCTGGTGCTCCCGCTGACGACGGATGGGAAAATCGTCATGGTGCGGCAGTTCCGCTTTGGCACGCGGCAGCCGTCCTGGGAAATGCCGGGCGGCGTGATTGATCCGCACGAAAACGACCCAATGGTTGCCGGCCCCCGTGAGATGACCGAAGAGACTGGCTACGTGGGCGGTGCCCCAAAATACCTCGGCTGGTGTCACCCGAACCCCGCGCTGCAGAACAATCGCGCGCATTTCGTGCTGATTGAAAACTGTGAGCTGAAGCACGAGCAGGACCTCGACCCCAATGAGGAGATGCAGGTCAAGGTCTTCACGCTGGCGGAAACCCGCGAGATGATGGCGCGGCAGGAGATCACGCATTCCATGGCGCTCAATGCACTCTTCTGGCTGGATCGATATCTCGCTGGCGAGCCGACAACGATCAGCCAATAA
- a CDS encoding methyl-accepting chemotaxis protein, with translation MERTTFQFRSIRLQIMVCVALPVVATIGLIFYLMLSEFYKQLEEGALKNINLTTERAAEEIDKTNLETVTFPKTMAMAQKNGMFGQRENSIRYAQEILQAHPQLTGAYFGYEPNADGEDATFLEVASADERRALTDTGRFLPYWYRSHEDDSKLELEPLVDMEESFYYQGAKNLAQGVSELRNISFANELSKHYKAKTSRSEDIVNDLVMVTEPYVYEGKLIVEQTYPIVIDGEFKGIAGVDRALAYMQSYLDSLKEYETAEFTLISKRGRIIASTRDGDVVDPDELWKAKRIEEIVDNGTLLNFYKMRGNADVELIKGNDGVERFYDAAKIATGDWTLVMSVDKAEIYAPVNERIVFMVAVSLMGLLLTLGVMVWLASNISQRISRAAALATRVAEGDLTAKVEIDSEDETGQLLRAIKTMIGNLNILISQVKGSSMGLSSTATKISSNAKAQQSAVNEFESSTNSIAAAVKEISTTSQELSNTMSDVTNSANETAVLADSGRKSLEEMEAMMNTLAEANDAISGKLSVISARAKNVNRVITTITTVADQTNLLSLNAAIEAEKAGEYGVGFSVVAREIRRLSDQTAVATLDIEQMIKEMHASVDSGVVEMEHFSAQMKQSVSGVQTVSDQLAAIIKHVQELTRQFESVKQGMDTQSVGAQHIDDAMLQLKEAARSTSASIGGFNQATMDLQQAVKVLRAGIDKFDTKN, from the coding sequence ATGGAACGCACGACCTTCCAGTTTCGCAGCATCCGATTACAGATCATGGTCTGCGTGGCGCTGCCGGTGGTGGCGACGATCGGGCTGATCTTCTACCTGATGCTGAGCGAGTTTTACAAACAGCTCGAAGAGGGCGCGCTCAAGAACATCAACCTCACCACCGAGCGCGCAGCGGAGGAAATCGACAAGACGAACCTGGAGACGGTCACCTTCCCCAAGACTATGGCTATGGCCCAGAAAAACGGGATGTTTGGGCAACGGGAGAACTCCATTCGCTACGCTCAGGAAATCTTGCAGGCACACCCGCAACTGACGGGGGCCTATTTCGGCTATGAGCCCAATGCCGACGGCGAGGACGCGACTTTTCTGGAGGTTGCCAGCGCTGATGAGCGCCGTGCCTTGACGGATACTGGCCGCTTTTTGCCTTATTGGTATCGCTCACATGAGGATGACTCGAAGCTGGAGCTGGAGCCACTCGTCGACATGGAGGAGAGCTTCTATTACCAAGGCGCGAAGAACTTGGCCCAAGGCGTTTCCGAGCTGCGGAACATATCGTTCGCCAACGAACTGAGCAAGCACTACAAGGCCAAGACCTCTCGCTCGGAGGACATCGTGAACGACTTGGTGATGGTCACCGAGCCTTACGTTTACGAGGGCAAGTTGATCGTTGAGCAGACTTACCCAATCGTGATCGACGGCGAGTTTAAAGGCATTGCGGGCGTTGACCGCGCGCTGGCCTACATGCAGAGCTATCTCGACAGTCTCAAGGAATACGAGACGGCGGAGTTCACGCTTATCAGCAAGCGCGGCCGGATCATCGCGAGTACCCGCGATGGCGATGTCGTTGACCCAGATGAGCTTTGGAAGGCCAAGCGCATCGAGGAAATCGTCGACAACGGGACGCTGCTTAATTTCTACAAAATGCGCGGCAATGCCGATGTGGAGCTGATCAAGGGCAACGACGGCGTGGAGCGTTTCTACGATGCGGCGAAGATTGCCACTGGCGATTGGACCCTCGTCATGAGCGTGGACAAGGCCGAAATTTACGCGCCCGTCAATGAGCGCATCGTCTTCATGGTGGCCGTGTCGTTGATGGGCCTGCTGCTCACCTTGGGCGTGATGGTCTGGCTGGCGAGTAATATTTCGCAGCGCATCTCACGGGCCGCTGCGCTTGCGACCCGCGTGGCCGAGGGCGATCTGACTGCGAAGGTGGAAATCGATTCCGAAGACGAGACGGGCCAACTGCTGCGCGCGATCAAGACCATGATCGGCAACCTGAATATCCTGATTAGCCAGGTGAAGGGGTCGAGCATGGGGCTGAGCTCGACGGCCACAAAAATCTCGTCCAACGCCAAGGCGCAGCAATCTGCGGTCAACGAGTTTGAGTCGTCGACGAATTCCATTGCCGCAGCGGTTAAGGAAATTTCTACGACCTCGCAGGAGCTTTCCAACACGATGAGCGACGTGACCAACAGCGCCAACGAAACGGCGGTGCTGGCGGACTCCGGGCGAAAGAGCCTGGAAGAAATGGAGGCGATGATGAATACCCTCGCCGAGGCCAATGATGCGATTTCGGGCAAGCTGTCCGTAATTAGTGCGCGCGCGAAAAATGTGAACCGCGTCATCACGACGATTACCACGGTGGCCGACCAGACGAATTTGCTTTCGCTCAATGCGGCAATCGAGGCTGAGAAAGCCGGCGAATACGGCGTGGGCTTTTCAGTGGTCGCGCGGGAGATTCGCCGCCTGTCCGACCAGACCGCGGTCGCCACGCTCGACATCGAGCAAATGATCAAGGAAATGCATGCCTCGGTCGATAGCGGTGTCGTCGAGATGGAGCACTTTAGCGCTCAGATGAAGCAGAGCGTTAGTGGCGTGCAGACGGTCAGCGATCAGCTCGCGGCGATCATCAAGCACGTGCAGGAGCTGACGCGGCAGTTTGAATCCGTCAAGCAGGGCATGGACACGCAGTCTGTGGGTGCCCAGCATATCGACGACGCCATGCTCCAGCTAAAGGAGGCCGCGCGTTCGACTTCGGCCTCCATCGGCGGCTTTAACCAAGCAACAATGGACCTGCAGCAGGCAGTCAAGGTCCTCCGTGCCGGCATCGATAAGTTTGATACGAAGAACTGA
- a CDS encoding 6-phosphofructokinase, giving the protein MSEELIGNVLVAQSGGPTAVINSSLAGVVTEALNHGCIEEIYGGLNGIQGILNEELIDLAEESQQAIRGLRYTPASALGSCRYKITNPEDYERVLQVFQAHNIRYFFYIGGNDSQDTANKISKLAQEKGYGLRVIGIPKTVDNDLPMTDHCPGYGSVIKYIATTVKEMALDHEAMGKHDFVSIVEVMGRNAGWITAGASLAKRRNEVDDPPHLILMPEVRFNPEAFVARVQEVLRKSPYCMVVVGEGLTDQDGNYLAAGSSTDSFGHSNLGGVGEYLREIVENNLANVRARSLKLGYAQRAAAHCASQTDNDEAFLAGVAAVKAAVEQGVTDKMVTLIRTESDFYGCETGLANLDEVANAEKPFPLQWINEDGVSINFQFFKYANPLIQGEVQVPYENGTPKYMSFTANRVAKELPNYNA; this is encoded by the coding sequence ATGTCAGAAGAACTTATCGGCAATGTTCTGGTCGCCCAATCCGGCGGCCCTACCGCAGTCATCAACTCCAGCCTCGCTGGGGTCGTAACCGAGGCGCTCAATCATGGGTGCATCGAAGAAATCTACGGCGGCCTTAACGGCATTCAGGGTATCCTGAACGAAGAGCTGATCGACCTCGCGGAGGAATCCCAGCAAGCCATTCGCGGCCTGCGTTACACGCCGGCTTCCGCCCTCGGCTCCTGCCGCTACAAAATCACCAACCCGGAAGACTACGAGCGCGTGCTCCAAGTGTTCCAGGCGCACAACATCCGCTACTTCTTCTACATCGGCGGCAACGACTCGCAGGACACCGCCAACAAGATTTCCAAACTCGCCCAGGAAAAGGGCTACGGCCTCCGCGTGATCGGCATCCCGAAGACGGTCGACAACGACCTGCCGATGACCGACCACTGCCCCGGCTACGGCAGCGTGATTAAATACATCGCGACCACCGTTAAGGAAATGGCCCTCGACCACGAGGCCATGGGCAAGCACGACTTTGTCTCCATCGTCGAAGTGATGGGCCGCAACGCTGGCTGGATCACCGCTGGTGCCAGCCTCGCCAAGCGCCGCAACGAAGTGGACGATCCGCCCCATCTGATCCTGATGCCGGAAGTACGCTTCAACCCGGAAGCCTTCGTGGCCCGTGTGCAGGAAGTTCTCCGCAAGAGCCCGTATTGCATGGTCGTCGTGGGTGAAGGCCTGACCGACCAGGACGGCAACTACCTGGCCGCCGGCAGCAGCACTGACAGCTTTGGCCACAGTAACCTCGGCGGCGTCGGTGAATACCTGCGCGAGATCGTGGAAAACAATCTGGCCAACGTCCGCGCCCGCTCCCTGAAGCTCGGCTACGCCCAGCGCGCCGCCGCTCACTGCGCCTCCCAGACCGACAACGACGAAGCCTTCCTGGCTGGCGTTGCTGCCGTCAAGGCCGCCGTGGAGCAAGGCGTAACTGACAAGATGGTCACCCTGATTCGCACCGAGAGCGATTTCTACGGCTGCGAAACCGGCCTGGCCAACCTCGACGAGGTCGCCAACGCCGAGAAGCCCTTCCCGCTCCAATGGATCAACGAAGACGGCGTGAGCATCAACTTCCAGTTCTTCAAGTATGCCAACCCGCTCATCCAGGGCGAGGTGCAGGTCCCTTACGAGAACGGCACGCCGAAGTATATGTCCTTCACCGCCAACCGCGTTGCGAAGGAACTCCCCAACTACAACGCCTAA
- a CDS encoding response regulator: MNLPPFEPRKARILVVEDTNMMRVMMLRHLSQAGYENVDSVEDGQQCLDYIAEKPVDLILLDIQMPVLNGYDTLKAIKADPKYKDIAVIMVTAVDNIESVAQCIADGAEDYMAKLFNPILLTAKIDTSLELRHLRMAVAANA; encoded by the coding sequence ATGAATCTCCCACCTTTTGAACCTCGCAAGGCGCGCATCCTCGTTGTTGAGGATACAAACATGATGCGCGTGATGATGCTGCGGCATTTGTCGCAGGCTGGTTATGAAAACGTTGACTCGGTCGAAGACGGTCAGCAGTGCCTGGACTACATTGCCGAGAAGCCGGTGGATCTGATTCTGCTCGATATCCAGATGCCGGTGCTCAATGGCTACGACACGCTCAAGGCGATCAAGGCCGATCCGAAATATAAGGACATTGCCGTGATCATGGTCACCGCCGTGGACAACATCGAGAGCGTTGCGCAGTGCATTGCTGACGGTGCCGAGGACTATATGGCCAAGCTCTTTAACCCGATCCTGCTCACTGCCAAGATCGACACCTCCCTCGAACTCCGCCATTTGCGCATGGCCGTCGCGGCCAACGCCTAG
- a CDS encoding GNAT family N-acetyltransferase — MPITYQRDAQFDLDQFIELYRVSTLGERRPVENRDVMQAMMEHGNLTITAWDAEKLVGIARTLTDFAYVAYLADLAVHADYQKRGIGAKLVEETRAALEPTCFITLLSAPAANDFYPKIGFEQHPRAWVMNPK, encoded by the coding sequence ATGCCCATCACCTACCAGCGCGACGCCCAGTTTGACCTCGATCAATTCATCGAGCTCTACCGCGTGTCAACCTTGGGCGAGCGGCGGCCGGTGGAGAATCGCGACGTCATGCAGGCGATGATGGAGCATGGCAACCTGACGATCACCGCGTGGGATGCCGAGAAGCTCGTCGGCATTGCGCGGACGTTGACGGATTTTGCCTACGTGGCCTACCTCGCGGATTTGGCCGTGCATGCCGATTACCAAAAGCGCGGTATCGGCGCGAAACTCGTTGAAGAAACCCGCGCTGCGCTGGAGCCGACGTGTTTCATCACGCTCTTGTCGGCACCGGCTGCGAATGATTTCTACCCGAAAATTGGTTTTGAGCAACATCCGCGTGCTTGGGTGATGAACCCCAAGTGA
- a CDS encoding type II toxin-antitoxin system Phd/YefM family antitoxin: MQVSIYEAKTQFSKLVEAVERGEEVIVTRRNKPVVRLTPAAERPASRIGGLKGRKLKMGAGFDSAESSEQLADIFGVAKQ; this comes from the coding sequence ATGCAAGTCAGCATCTATGAGGCTAAGACGCAGTTCTCCAAATTAGTGGAGGCGGTGGAGCGCGGGGAGGAAGTCATCGTTACCCGGCGTAATAAGCCAGTGGTTCGATTGACGCCGGCTGCTGAGCGACCCGCGTCGAGAATCGGGGGCTTGAAGGGGCGTAAGCTCAAGATGGGCGCTGGTTTTGACTCTGCGGAATCCAGTGAGCAGTTGGCGGATATCTTTGGCGTGGCGAAGCAATGA